The nucleotide sequence GGTTGAACATTTTTTCGTTCCTCTCGGCGTCGATGCCCACTTGATTCGGTGGGGAGTGGAAAAAGAGAAAATTACAGTGCTAAATTGGTGGGATGAGATCCAATTCCGCGGTTTAACCATTGTGTTGACTCCATCCAAACACTTTTCCGGAAGGGGAATTGCTAATCGAGATACGACTCTATGGGGGGGCTGGATCATTCTCGGAAAGCAGACACGCTTCTTTACGAGTGGAGATGGAGGATATGATGCCCATTTTAAAGAAATAGGAGAAAAATACGGACCTTTTGATATGGCATTAATTGAAGGCGGTCAATATGATAGGCGCTGGCCTTGGGCTCATATGACACCAGAAGAATCTATCCAGGCTAGCATAGACATAAAGAGCAAGCGAATGATGTTAATTCACTGGGGAGCTTTTACCCTTGCTTATCATGGCTGGACGGAACCGATAGAACGAGCCTTAACAGCAGCTGAAAAGGCCCAAATTAGTATAGTTGCTCCCAAAATTGGTGAAACCATCCCTCTAGATGGCGAACTCTCTATTTCTCATTTATCCTGGTGGAATAATATATCGGGATAGATTTTAGTACGGCTTTTTGAAGAAGGGAGTGGTGTACACGTTAAGAGCCTGCACTTGAAGAGTGCAGGCTTTTTTCACTAATTGAGTCAAATGAGGGGTGGCAAGGTCTATTTTTAACTTATGAAAGTAAAATAGTTTTCATATTTACATCACTTCTGGCTGAGGGAATTTATTCTGTTCCTCCCATTCACTACGTAGAAGCGCCATCTCAATATTATCCCAATATTCATCTTTAAACCTACATACCTGACGTTGAATTCCTTCTTTTTTAAAACCAAAATTTTCATAGCAGGCGATAGCCGCTTTATTAAAATTAAACACGCCGAGACTCACCCGGTTTAATAGTAATTCATTAAAGGCTAAGTGAAGAATCTTTTGAAAAAGCTGATTGGCAATTCCTTTGCCCCGGTGTTCTTTATAAACAAGTACGTAGCTGATTCTTCCTATCTGGTGTACCTGGTTAATTTCTCTTAATGCAATGTGACCAACAACTTCATTGCTTATCGAATCTACGGCTTTATAAATATAGCTGCCTTTTTGGCCTTCCATCTCAACGTATTCGCTAAGCTGCTCTTTTGTTAATGGATACTGATAGGTTCGTCCTGACCATTGCATCATTAGTCGTTCGGAATCAATCTCTCGGATAAGCCCCTCAAAATCTTTTTCTGTGAACGTTTTTAAATGGATCACTGTGTGGCTCCTTTTCTATTTTTTATTTACAGTGGTATGAGTATCCTAATTAAGCCACTCGAAAACCACATTTGTCCCTTTACTTTTAAAATTTTTCTTTGCACTTTCTTTTCACTGTTTTTATTGAAACTTACTTTTTGTTTGAGTAACAAATTTTTCAATGAATCTCATTAATACGGGATAAACACAAGTCCTCAGCGATGGCTATGTCAGAGTGTTGGATAGATAAAGTTAATTA is from Bacillus sp. PK3_68 and encodes:
- a CDS encoding MBL fold metallo-hydrolase, translated to MIYLLIVAVVLFTLIFLFMKLNPVFGGNPSKVQREAYSQLDNYVDGKFINQIPAKLSMSASDYLSMMRENMSGKAERHPAGLIPVSMINWNKINSEEDSLTWFGHSAFLLNIDNKKVLVDPMLGPIASPVPFAGSKRYSQNTLDIIDELPPIDAMFITHDHYDHLDYPSILKLKSKVEHFFVPLGVDAHLIRWGVEKEKITVLNWWDEIQFRGLTIVLTPSKHFSGRGIANRDTTLWGGWIILGKQTRFFTSGDGGYDAHFKEIGEKYGPFDMALIEGGQYDRRWPWAHMTPEESIQASIDIKSKRMMLIHWGAFTLAYHGWTEPIERALTAAEKAQISIVAPKIGETIPLDGELSISHLSWWNNISG
- a CDS encoding GNAT family protein — translated: MIHLKTFTEKDFEGLIREIDSERLMMQWSGRTYQYPLTKEQLSEYVEMEGQKGSYIYKAVDSISNEVVGHIALREINQVHQIGRISYVLVYKEHRGKGIANQLFQKILHLAFNELLLNRVSLGVFNFNKAAIACYENFGFKKEGIQRQVCRFKDEYWDNIEMALLRSEWEEQNKFPQPEVM